A window of Numenius arquata chromosome 6, bNumArq3.hap1.1, whole genome shotgun sequence contains these coding sequences:
- the RTN1 gene encoding reticulon-1 isoform X2 — MQTSADSTKMDCLWSNWKCQAIDLLYWRDIKQTGIVFGSLLLLLFSLTQFSVVSVVAYLALAGLSATISFRIYKSVLQAVQKTDEGHPFKAYLEMEMNLSQDQIQKYTDCLQLYVNSTVKELRRLFLVQDLVDSLKFAVLMWLLTYVGALFNGLTLLIMAVVSMFTLPVVYDKYQAQIDQYLGLVRTHINTVVAKIQAKIPGAKRKAE; from the exons CTATCGACCTGTTGTACTGGCGTGACATCAAGCAGACAGGGATCGTGTTTGGCAGCCTCCTGTTGCTGCTCTTCTCCCTGACCCAGTTCAGCGTTGTCAGTGTCGTGGCCTACCTGGCCCTCGCAGGCCTTTCGGCCACCATTAGCTTCAGAATCTACAAATCGGTCCTACAAGCTGTGCAGAAGACAGATGAAGGCCACCCCTTCAA AGCCTACTTGGAGATGGAAATGAATCTTTCACAGGACCAGATTCAGAAATACACAGACTGTCTCCAGTTATACGTCAACAGCACAGTCAAAGAGCTGAGGAGACTCTTTCTCGTTCAGGACCTCGTGGATTCTTTAAAA TTTGCAGTACTAATGTGGCTGCTGACTTACGTGGGAGCCCTCTTCAATGGCCTGACTCTTCTGATAATGg CTGTGGTGTCTATGTTTACTCTCCCCGTTGTATATGACAAGTACCAG GCACAGATTGATCAATACTTGGGACTGGTGCGGACCCACATTAACACTGTTGTGGCAAA GATTCAAGCTAAAATCCCAGGTGCTAAGAGAAAGGCAGAGTAA